A genomic window from Streptobacillus felis includes:
- the yajC gene encoding preprotein translocase subunit YajC — MNSTITVLAIYFAIFLPIFGMIYYTNNKKRKKYNELMNNLTVGQKVMTVGGIIGNITKIDEETVEIKVDQNSRLTLTKKAVSHILK, encoded by the coding sequence ATGAATTCTACAATTACAGTATTAGCAATATATTTTGCAATATTTTTACCAATATTTGGTATGATATATTATACAAATAATAAAAAAAGAAAAAAATATAATGAATTAATGAATAATTTAACTGTTGGTCAAAAGGTTATGACTGTTGGAGGTATAATAGGAAATATAACAAAAATAGATGAAGAAACTGTAGAAATAAAAGTTGATCAGAACTCAAGATTAACTTTAACTAAAAAAGCTGTTTCACATATATTAAAATAA